One window of the Flavobacteriaceae bacterium YJPT1-3 genome contains the following:
- a CDS encoding zinc-dependent peptidase: MKLTYRLISLYFSKEMKAEFHRVLSAWSSYYKHLGKRQQREFLVRTLRFHYTTAFNSTPDFEVTQEMMIVISSAFVQITFGLSADTLSMFRKIFIAPTSYSYKGTKLLFDGDVNIATRQVNLSWPAVEQGFVVTDNGVNLAIHEFGHCLIIEQMHPRSRVTFFSERKLNVWRDLAMNQLPLIRSGHTTLFRGYGGFNLMELFSVSMESFFEQPDEFYSASPVFYRSMADLLKQDPRQRSNPRKHWKLSA; the protein is encoded by the coding sequence TTGAAACTTACGTACCGCCTTATCAGTCTCTACTTTTCGAAAGAAATGAAAGCCGAGTTCCATCGGGTACTTTCCGCATGGAGTAGCTATTACAAGCATCTGGGCAAGCGACAGCAACGGGAATTTTTAGTGCGTACTCTGCGTTTTCATTACACCACGGCGTTCAATTCCACCCCCGACTTTGAAGTAACTCAGGAAATGATGATCGTGATCTCCAGTGCCTTTGTGCAAATCACTTTTGGTCTATCGGCAGATACCTTGAGCATGTTCCGCAAAATCTTTATCGCGCCTACCTCTTACTCCTACAAAGGCACCAAGCTGCTTTTTGATGGGGATGTTAATATTGCCACCCGGCAGGTGAATCTTTCCTGGCCGGCGGTTGAACAGGGCTTTGTGGTTACGGATAACGGAGTCAATCTGGCCATTCATGAATTTGGACATTGCCTCATCATTGAACAGATGCATCCACGATCGAGAGTGACCTTTTTTAGCGAGCGCAAGCTCAATGTCTGGCGTGACCTGGCCATGAACCAACTACCCTTGATCAGAAGCGGACATACCACTCTTTTCAGAGGCTACGGAGGATTCAACTTGATGGAACTGTTCTCGGTGTCCATGGAATCTTTTTTCGAGCAACCCGACGAATTTTATTCGGCTTCTCCGGTTTTCTATCGCTCGATGGCCGATTTGCTTAAACAAGATCCCCGACAACGCAGTAACCCCAGAAAGCATTGGAAATTGAGCGCTTAA
- a CDS encoding amidohydrolase family protein codes for MVTSSTPPPLKHTLLRLLWFFMLLYTLLYAAYATAQHSQRTVLTHTHIVNVADGSLLEDQTLILEAGKIAAIVANPDQAALEGATVIDLEHRFVIPGLIDAHVHLFRPQNRIEILKQLLQSGVTSVRDMGGDARLYQKLNQLMMKDSIQGPTIYYSANLFGPAFLTDPRTKFAARGFEPGQAPWMHVIEEDTDIAEVVASAKAAGVTGLKLYDHLRPEQIRTIAAEAHKLGLRVWSHSSVYPSRPSEAVHNGVDVLSHSLGLIFEVQPDMPPNFLTAISQVVPTLDFKNIQADQSEFDALFESMKAQKVIFEPTLMGWSADLRKRPPTPAPPAGKNPTAALARAGQRIDREAVSDWNKRITRKAHQQGVAIAAGTDMNQTLQYVQDELALLVGAGMSPAEALRSATLINAMAIGIEATHGSIEVGKQADLVILNTNPLEDIQQLKNVNRVFKNGVLVQEN; via the coding sequence ATGGTTACGTCATCCACACCTCCTCCATTGAAACACACTTTGTTGCGTTTGCTTTGGTTTTTCATGCTGCTTTACACGCTATTGTATGCGGCTTACGCCACAGCGCAACATAGCCAACGCACGGTCTTAACTCATACCCATATTGTCAACGTAGCCGATGGAAGTCTACTTGAGGATCAAACGTTGATACTTGAAGCAGGTAAAATTGCAGCCATCGTTGCAAATCCTGATCAGGCTGCGCTGGAAGGAGCGACAGTCATTGATCTGGAGCATCGATTTGTGATCCCCGGACTCATTGACGCTCATGTGCACCTGTTTAGACCGCAGAATCGGATCGAGATCCTAAAACAATTGCTTCAGTCGGGTGTCACCAGCGTTCGGGATATGGGTGGAGATGCGCGCCTGTATCAAAAACTGAATCAGCTGATGATGAAGGACAGCATTCAAGGCCCCACCATTTATTATTCCGCCAACCTCTTTGGCCCCGCTTTCCTGACCGATCCCCGCACTAAATTTGCAGCCCGTGGTTTTGAACCCGGACAAGCCCCCTGGATGCATGTCATTGAAGAGGATACGGACATTGCAGAAGTGGTCGCTTCCGCGAAAGCGGCAGGCGTTACCGGCCTGAAATTATACGATCACCTTCGGCCTGAACAGATCCGGACGATAGCAGCTGAAGCCCACAAACTGGGACTCCGCGTTTGGAGCCACTCCAGTGTGTACCCCAGTCGGCCCAGTGAAGCGGTCCATAATGGCGTAGACGTACTCTCCCATAGTCTGGGGCTCATCTTTGAGGTACAACCGGACATGCCGCCTAACTTCCTGACCGCCATCAGCCAGGTAGTTCCCACGCTGGACTTTAAGAATATTCAAGCGGATCAGTCGGAGTTTGACGCCTTATTTGAGTCTATGAAAGCCCAAAAAGTAATCTTCGAACCTACCCTGATGGGCTGGAGCGCTGACCTGCGCAAAAGACCACCTACTCCTGCTCCACCGGCAGGGAAAAATCCAACTGCGGCTCTGGCTCGTGCGGGGCAGCGTATTGATCGGGAAGCGGTCAGCGACTGGAATAAGCGCATTACCCGGAAGGCACATCAACAAGGCGTGGCCATAGCTGCCGGGACCGATATGAACCAAACCTTGCAATACGTGCAGGATGAACTGGCCTTGCTGGTCGGGGCCGGAATGAGCCCGGCCGAAGCTCTGCGGTCGGCAACCTTGATCAATGCGATGGCGATCGGGATCGAGGCCACGCACGGCTCTATTGAGGTAGGCAAACAAGCCGATCTGGTCATTTTGAATACCAATCCACTAGAAGATATACAACAGCTGAAAAATGTAAATCGCGTATTCAAAAATGGAGTTCTCGTTCAGGAGAACTGA